In Flavobacterium lacustre, a genomic segment contains:
- the gyrA gene encoding DNA gyrase subunit A, translated as MSDGEKLIPINIEDEMKSAYIDYSMSVIVSRALPDVRDGLKPVHRRVLYGMYDLGVFSNKAHKKSARIVGEVLGKYHPHGDTSVYDAMVRMAQEWSMRYLLVDGQGNFGSVDGDSPAAMRYTEARMRKISEEIMADIEKETVDFQLNFDDTLYEPKVMPTRVPTLLINGATGIAVGMATNMPPHNLTEVINGTLAYIDNNDIEIDELITYIKAPDFPTGGIIYGYEGVREAFKTGRGRVVIRAKVGFEEVDGRDCIIVTEIPYQVNKADMIKRTADLVNDKKIEGIANIRDESDRNGMRIVYILKRDATPNVVLNTLYKFTQLQSSFSVNNIALVKGRPQMLNLKDMIHYFVEHRHDVVIRRTRFELRKAEERAHILEGLIIASDNIDEVIALIKASKNTEEAREKLIERFKLSDIQSRAIVEMRLRQLTGLEQDKLRAEYEEIMKLIEHLRALLEDVNLRTALIKEELTEIREKYGDARRSLIEYSGGDVSIEDLIADENVVITISHAGYIKRTNLSEYKTQNRGGVGQKSAGTRDQDFLEHMFVATNHQYMMFFTQKGKCFWMRVYEIPEGSKTAKGRAIQNLVNIESDDKVKAFICTQDLKDKDYINSHNLIMVTKKGQVKKTSLEKYSKPRVNGVAAITIKEGDELLEAKLTNGESQIILAVKSGKLVRFEETKTRPMGRTASGVRGITLKDDTDEVIGMVTVNDMNSEILVVAENGYGKRSSLDEYRITNRGGKGVKTLNITEKTGKLISINAVTDADDLMIINKSGLTIRMAVEDLRVMGRATQGVKLINIKGNDSIAAVTKVMKDDVAEVVVDEDGNVIESEAIERVKPVLEVLEDEGAADDDDDDDTEVEDEDEDAEDEDDSDDEA; from the coding sequence ATGTCTGACGGAGAAAAGTTAATTCCTATTAACATAGAGGACGAAATGAAATCAGCTTACATCGATTATTCGATGTCTGTAATTGTATCAAGAGCACTTCCTGATGTGAGAGATGGATTGAAACCAGTACATCGAAGAGTATTGTACGGGATGTATGATTTAGGAGTTTTTTCTAATAAAGCCCACAAAAAATCCGCCAGAATTGTTGGGGAAGTTTTAGGTAAATATCACCCTCATGGTGATACTTCTGTCTATGACGCGATGGTTCGTATGGCTCAGGAGTGGAGTATGCGTTATTTATTAGTGGATGGTCAGGGTAACTTTGGTTCTGTTGATGGAGATAGTCCGGCAGCGATGCGTTATACCGAAGCCAGAATGCGTAAGATTTCGGAAGAAATAATGGCAGATATCGAAAAAGAAACTGTTGATTTTCAATTGAATTTTGATGATACTTTATACGAGCCAAAAGTGATGCCTACCAGAGTTCCTACTTTATTAATAAATGGAGCAACCGGTATTGCAGTAGGTATGGCGACTAATATGCCTCCTCATAATCTTACAGAGGTTATCAATGGTACATTAGCTTATATTGATAATAATGACATTGAAATTGATGAATTAATTACTTATATCAAAGCACCTGATTTTCCTACCGGTGGAATCATATATGGTTATGAAGGCGTTCGTGAAGCTTTTAAAACCGGAAGAGGAAGAGTCGTAATTCGTGCTAAAGTTGGTTTTGAAGAAGTAGACGGCAGAGATTGTATTATTGTTACCGAAATTCCATATCAAGTTAATAAAGCGGATATGATTAAGCGTACAGCTGATTTGGTTAATGATAAAAAAATTGAAGGTATAGCCAACATTCGTGATGAATCAGATAGAAACGGTATGCGTATCGTTTATATCCTGAAACGTGATGCAACTCCAAATGTGGTTTTAAACACCCTTTATAAATTTACACAATTACAATCTTCTTTTAGTGTAAACAATATTGCATTAGTAAAAGGTCGTCCACAAATGTTGAATCTGAAAGATATGATTCACTATTTTGTAGAGCACCGTCATGATGTGGTGATTCGAAGAACCCGATTCGAATTAAGAAAAGCCGAAGAAAGAGCGCATATTCTGGAAGGATTAATTATTGCTTCGGATAATATTGATGAGGTGATTGCTTTGATCAAAGCTTCTAAAAATACTGAGGAAGCCAGAGAAAAATTAATCGAAAGATTTAAATTATCAGATATTCAGTCACGCGCAATTGTTGAAATGCGTTTGCGTCAATTGACAGGTCTTGAACAAGACAAATTGAGAGCTGAGTATGAAGAAATCATGAAATTAATTGAGCATTTAAGAGCTTTATTAGAAGATGTAAATTTAAGAACTGCTTTGATTAAAGAAGAACTTACTGAAATTCGTGAAAAATACGGAGATGCCCGTCGTTCATTAATTGAATATTCTGGTGGAGATGTAAGTATCGAAGATTTAATTGCAGACGAGAATGTAGTAATTACGATTTCGCATGCAGGATACATCAAGCGTACTAATTTATCAGAATACAAAACGCAAAATAGAGGCGGAGTTGGTCAAAAAAGTGCCGGAACAAGAGATCAAGATTTCTTAGAGCATATGTTTGTGGCCACTAATCACCAATATATGATGTTCTTTACTCAAAAAGGAAAATGTTTCTGGATGCGTGTTTATGAAATCCCAGAAGGTAGTAAAACCGCCAAAGGAAGAGCAATTCAGAACTTAGTTAATATAGAAAGTGATGATAAAGTTAAAGCTTTCATTTGTACTCAAGATCTAAAAGATAAGGATTACATCAATAGTCATAACCTTATCATGGTTACCAAAAAAGGTCAGGTTAAGAAAACATCTTTAGAGAAATATTCTAAACCCAGAGTAAATGGAGTTGCTGCAATTACCATTAAAGAAGGTGATGAATTATTAGAAGCAAAATTAACTAATGGTGAAAGTCAAATTATATTGGCTGTAAAATCCGGTAAATTAGTTCGTTTTGAAGAAACTAAAACTCGTCCGATGGGAAGAACTGCTTCCGGAGTTCGTGGAATCACGCTTAAAGATGATACGGATGAAGTAATTGGTATGGTTACTGTTAATGATATGAATAGTGAAATTCTTGTTGTTGCCGAAAACGGATATGGAAAACGTTCAAGTCTTGACGAATACAGAATCACAAATCGTGGTGGTAAAGGAGTGAAGACTTTGAATATTACTGAAAAAACCGGAAAACTAATTTCTATCAATGCCGTTACCGATGCAGATGATTTAATGATTATCAACAAATCTGGATTAACGATTAGAATGGCAGTTGAAGATTTGAGAGTTATGGGACGTGCTACTCAAGGTGTGAAATTAATCAATATAAAAGGAAACGATTCGATTGCGGCTGTTACAAAAGTAATGAAAGATGATGTTGCAGAAGTGGTTGTTGATGAAGATGGAAATGTTATAGAATCGGAAGCTATCGAAAGAGTAAAACCTGTTCTTGAAGTTCTTGAAGATGAGGGTGCAGCTGATGACGATGACGATGATGATACGGAGGTTGAAGACGAGGACGAAGATGCTGAAGACGAAGATGATTCGGATGACGAAGCATAA
- a CDS encoding ATP-dependent Clp protease ATP-binding subunit — protein sequence MDDNFSPRVKDVITYSKEEALRLGHDFIGTEHLMLGILRDGNGKAIQILNNLSVDLDHLRRKVEILSPASPSVEISVEKKNLHLTRQAERALKTTFLEAKVFQSSSISTAHLLLCILRNENDPTTKLLNKLKIDYDVVKEQYLNMTPSEEEFLENLPRNESYNDDSGQDDSLKEGNFNNPANKSNKKSKTPVLDNFGRDLTEMAEEGKLDPVVGREKEIERVSQILSRRKKNNPLLIGEPGVGKSAIAEGLALRIIQKKVSRILFNKRVVTLDLASLVAGTKYRGQFEERMKAVMNELEKNDDIILFIDEIHTIVGAGGATGSLDASNMFKPALARGEIQCIGATTLDEYRQYIEKDGALERRFQKIIVEPTSVAETITILNNIKNKYEDHHNVTYSAEAIEACVKLTDRYMSERFLPDKAIDALDEAGSRVHITNIEVPKQILDLERQLEDVRELKNAVVKKQKYEEAARLRDDEKRIEKELAVAQEQWEEDAKNNRIEVTEDNVADVVSMMTGIPVNRIAQTESNKLAKLPELIEGKVIGQKEAVMKIARSIQRNRAGLKDPNRPIGSFIFLGQTGVGKTQLAKVLAKELFDSEDALIRIDMSEYMEKFAISRLVGAPPGYVGYEEGGQLTEKVRRKPYCVVLLDEIEKAHPDVFNMLLQVLDDGYLTDSLGRKIDFKNTIIIMTSNVGARQLKDFGQGVGFGTAAKVAQADDNSKSIIENALKKTFAPEFLNRIDDVIVFNALEKKHIDLIIEIELKKLYARVSELGYKLSLSDKAKAFIAEKGFDKQFGARPLKRAIQKYVEDSLAEEIITSKIGSGDEIFMDIEEGSQELTVEVHKAEEPTNQ from the coding sequence ATGGATGATAATTTTTCACCAAGAGTAAAAGATGTTATTACCTACAGCAAAGAAGAAGCTTTGCGATTGGGACATGACTTCATTGGGACCGAACACTTGATGTTAGGCATATTAAGAGACGGTAACGGGAAAGCAATTCAAATATTGAATAACTTATCGGTGGATTTAGATCATCTGCGCAGAAAAGTAGAAATTCTAAGCCCCGCAAGCCCCAGCGTTGAAATAAGCGTTGAAAAAAAGAACTTACACCTGACCCGTCAGGCAGAACGAGCACTAAAAACAACTTTTCTCGAAGCAAAAGTATTTCAAAGTTCCTCGATTAGCACCGCACATTTATTGTTGTGTATTTTAAGAAATGAAAACGATCCAACAACCAAACTACTCAATAAATTAAAAATTGATTATGATGTAGTTAAAGAACAATATTTAAATATGACTCCAAGCGAAGAAGAATTTTTAGAAAACTTGCCAAGAAATGAATCATACAATGACGATTCAGGACAAGATGACAGTCTTAAAGAAGGAAATTTTAATAATCCCGCCAACAAATCAAACAAAAAATCAAAAACACCCGTTCTTGATAATTTTGGGAGAGATTTAACAGAAATGGCCGAAGAGGGAAAATTAGATCCTGTGGTTGGACGTGAAAAAGAAATCGAACGTGTTTCACAAATTTTGAGCCGTCGAAAAAAGAACAATCCACTTTTGATAGGAGAACCAGGTGTGGGGAAATCAGCAATCGCCGAGGGTTTAGCGCTGCGTATTATTCAAAAGAAAGTGTCCAGAATTTTATTCAATAAAAGAGTCGTGACCTTAGATTTAGCGAGTCTTGTTGCCGGCACAAAATACCGTGGACAATTTGAAGAGCGCATGAAAGCCGTGATGAACGAATTAGAAAAGAATGATGATATTATTCTTTTTATTGATGAAATTCACACTATCGTTGGTGCTGGCGGCGCTACGGGTTCATTAGACGCTTCAAATATGTTTAAGCCTGCATTAGCAAGAGGCGAAATACAATGTATTGGCGCAACCACGCTGGATGAATACAGACAATATATAGAAAAAGATGGCGCTCTTGAAAGACGTTTTCAAAAGATAATTGTAGAACCAACTTCTGTTGCGGAAACAATTACCATTTTGAATAACATTAAAAACAAATACGAAGATCACCACAACGTGACTTATTCAGCGGAAGCAATTGAAGCTTGTGTAAAATTAACTGACAGATATATGTCTGAACGTTTCTTGCCGGACAAAGCTATTGATGCTTTAGACGAAGCCGGTTCTCGTGTTCATATAACTAATATTGAAGTACCGAAACAAATTTTAGATTTAGAACGTCAATTAGAAGATGTTCGAGAATTGAAAAATGCAGTCGTTAAAAAACAGAAATATGAAGAAGCGGCAAGACTTCGTGATGATGAAAAACGCATTGAAAAAGAGTTAGCTGTTGCCCAAGAACAATGGGAAGAAGACGCTAAAAACAACCGAATTGAAGTTACCGAAGATAATGTAGCCGATGTGGTTTCTATGATGACAGGAATTCCCGTGAATCGTATCGCTCAAACGGAAAGCAATAAACTAGCTAAACTTCCTGAACTTATTGAAGGTAAAGTTATTGGACAAAAAGAAGCGGTAATGAAAATCGCCCGTTCTATACAACGAAATCGTGCTGGATTAAAAGATCCAAACCGACCAATTGGTTCATTTATTTTCTTAGGTCAAACAGGAGTTGGTAAAACCCAATTGGCAAAAGTATTAGCAAAAGAATTATTCGACTCTGAGGATGCGTTAATCCGCATTGACATGAGCGAATACATGGAAAAATTTGCAATCTCCCGTTTAGTAGGAGCGCCTCCGGGATACGTGGGTTATGAAGAAGGTGGTCAATTAACGGAGAAAGTTCGAAGAAAACCATATTGTGTTGTACTATTGGATGAAATTGAAAAAGCCCATCCTGATGTTTTCAATATGTTGCTACAAGTTCTTGATGATGGTTATCTAACCGATAGTTTAGGACGAAAAATTGATTTCAAAAACACTATAATTATCATGACTTCTAATGTTGGAGCCAGACAATTAAAAGATTTTGGACAAGGAGTTGGATTTGGAACTGCTGCCAAAGTAGCTCAAGCCGATGATAATTCGAAAAGTATTATTGAAAACGCTTTAAAGAAAACTTTTGCTCCGGAATTCCTTAACAGAATTGATGATGTAATTGTTTTTAATGCTTTAGAAAAAAAACACATCGATTTGATTATCGAAATCGAATTAAAAAAATTGTATGCCCGTGTTTCTGAATTGGGTTATAAATTAAGCCTTTCAGACAAAGCAAAAGCATTTATTGCCGAGAAAGGTTTTGACAAACAATTTGGCGCAAGACCATTAAAAAGAGCCATTCAGAAATATGTGGAAGATTCACTCGCCGAAGAAATTATCACTTCAAAAATTGGATCCGGAGACGAAATTTTCATGGATATTGAAGAGGGTTCACAAGAATTAACCGTTGAAGTTCATAAAGCGGAAGAACCAACAAACCAATAA